Proteins encoded together in one Camelina sativa cultivar DH55 chromosome 9, Cs, whole genome shotgun sequence window:
- the LOC104712842 gene encoding uncharacterized protein LOC104712842 translates to MRSDTVLDYAVFELSPKHSRCELFVSSNEQTEKLASGLIEPFVNHLKVLESQASPIRLEVEKSNNTWFTKKTLERFVEFVSSPEVLEKVNIYYSEMLQLEAARTLYSQRSEDSKFGASDDGAAADATKKELLRAIDLRLEAIKKDLTMSISHASASGFNPHTVSELQQFADKFGAHQLNEACSKYISLWKKRPDLIEKDGTRPKQNAVNETEHQMQQCAATTSTKKNEEEKVDESLDVTSSAVKTSQHTRRLSVQDRINLFENKQKENSNSGGTKPVALTKSTELRRHSSDLTSYEKPVLRRSNIVSDMSVDLTSEKKLESVPGDPSSTSSSVPHTISLTDFSESFKKCDEVKYELKSDSEKVGDEEASRERVTSSKTVTEKSLVSGVEETSDAQSRSFIDSNDSSASQNQTDSHVGRLQNVTSDAKSRQREEGYELKANNVSQSSAMFPSRHARSRSAHIEASFQGDLGSQPQSRSSFGRIKKKEVVPSEEQPVLSQKPQFNDDGESRQVRANSNRFPTASVDQIQRTRQSKDNPGANDELKMKANELEKLFAEHKLRVPGDQSSSSRRGKPSETQVAQPEPSHHSIGAADQRLSHSIGGSGDLSKLMTPLVGDKDKGGDALRRNFSDVSLTDDSKGKFYEKYMKKRDAKLREEWSLKKGEKETKLKSMQEALEQSRTEMKAKLSASSSERQDSLSSTRQRAEKFRSFNSRSSMKKYQHPINSFQSEEDEDCSEQKPRAKDKAASGQQQLVGNNASRSSQARKPQPNNRNMSSSNTPRTAASVPKPSGKVSNTSSGRRRSDKSVAQSVPNFSELIKENTIPSSLAVKTTMRSQVGSSGRTKNIKEDTSLQRPRSLRKSSSGSIDFTEFSTLCSDDMKASLRVNSDISESLRNEEYDEPEAEAEEVLENDVRDDDEEEEEVEALGFEDENPTLSEVYEKVDHSREDNCSFLPATVPPTFLTAASLMDSPGESPLSWNANLQHSFSYPHEHSSDVDASVDSPMGSPASWSSRMRKKWGTAQSPVTVAAAANNTSQFQSKKDLSKGFKRLLKFGRKSRGAESLMMDWVSVTTSEGDDEVEDRRDFADRSSEDLRKSRMGSLQSHLSEDGFHESEFPEQASNISVSELKDDHQMSGSNFKAQKSFFSLSTFRGKGNDAKPR, encoded by the exons ATGAGGTCAGATACGGTTCTTGATTATGCGGTATTCGAACTGTCCCCAAAGCATTCACG ATGTGAGCTGTTTGTATCAAGTAATGAACAGACAGAGAAGCTAGCTTCCGGGTTGATTGAACCCTTTGTCAATCATTTAAAAGTTCTTGAATCACAGGCGTCACCTATTAGATTGGAGGTTGAGAAAAGCAACAACACTTGGTTCACTAAAAAAACATTAGAGAG atttgttgaatttgttagTAGTCCAGAAGTTCTGGAAAAggtcaatatatattattcagaGATGTTGCAGTTGGAAGCAGCTCGGACATTATATTCGCag CGGAGTGAAGACTCAAAGTTTGGTGCATCAG ATGATGGAGCCGCAGCAGATGCCACCAA GAAGGAGCTTTTAAGGGCTATAGACTTAAGACTTGAAGCTATTAAAAAGGACTTAACAATGTCCATTTCTCATGCATCAGCTAGCGGTTTCAACCCTCATACTGTTTCCGAACTCCAACAGTTTGCTGATAAATTTGGTGCACATCAGTTGAA TGAAGCATGCAGCAAATATATCTCACTATGGAAGAAAAGGCCAGACTTGATCGAAAAAGATGGCACACGCCCGAAGCAAAATGCGgtaaatgaaacagaacatCAAATGCAACAGTGTGCTGCTACTACAAGTACCAAAAAGAATGAAGAGGAAAAAGTTGATGAAAGTTTGGATGTAACCTCGTCTGCAGTTAAGACCAGCCAACACACAAGACGACTCAGTGTGCAGGATAGGATtaacctctttgaaaacaaacaGAAGGAAAACTCAAACTCGGGGGGAACCAAACCTGTAGCTCTTACTAAATCTACAGAGCTGAGGAGACACTCCTCGGATCTTACTTCCTATGAGAAACCTGTCCTCAGAAGAAGCAATATTGTGAGCGACATGAGCGTTGATTTGACATCAGAAAAGAAGTTGGAGAGTGTCCCAGGGGATCCCTCTTCGACTTCTTCGTCTGTTCCTCATACCATAAGTCTAACTGATTTCAGTGAAAGCTTTAAAAAGTGCGATGAAGTCAAATATGAGCTAAAGAGTGACTCGGAAAAAGTTGGTGATGAAGAAGCTTCTCGAGAAAGAGTCACGAGTTCCAAAACTGTCACTGAAAAGAGTTTAGTATCAGGAGTTGAAGAAACTTCTGATGCTCAGTCCAGATCATTCATTGATTCGAATGACTCTTCTGCTTCACAAAACCAGACTGATAGTCATGTTGGTAGGCTTCAGAATGTCACGAGTGATGCTAAATCCAGACAAAGAGAGGAGGGTTATGAACTCAAAGCCAACAATGTATCACAATCATCAGCCATGTTTCCTTCTCGCCATGCACGATCTCGGTCAGCCCATATAGAAGCTAGTTTTCAGGGGGATTTGGGTTCTCAACCGCAGTCTAGATCTTCTTTTGGCAGgatcaagaagaaagaagtggTTCCATCAGAGGAACAACCAGTATTATCTCAGAAACCACAATTCAATGACGATGGGGAGAGCAGGCAGGTTCGAGCTAACAGTAATAGGTTTCCAACTGCATCGGTGGATCAAATACAGAGGACAAGACAGTCAAAGGATAATCCGGGGGCTAATGATGAGTTGAAAATGAAGGCAAATGAGCTTGAAAAGCTTTTTGCTGAGCATAAACTTCGGGTTCCAGGGGATCAATCAAGTTCTTCCAGACGTGGTAAGCCAAGTGAAACCCAAGTTGCGCAGCCAGAGCCATCTCATCATTCTATAGGGGCTGCAGACCAAAGGCTTTCTCATTCTATAGGCGGTTCTGGTGATCTTTCAAAGCTCATGACTCCCTTGGTTGGTGATAAAGACAAAGGAGGGGATGCATTGCGAAGGAATTTTTCGGACGTTAGCCTTACGGATGATTCTAAAGGAAAGTTTTATGAGAAGTATATGAAGAAAAGGGATGCTAAACTGAGAGAAGAATGGAGTTTGAAAAAAGGtgagaaggaaacaaaattgAAGTCTATGCAAGAGGCTCTTGAGCAAAGTAGGACTGAGATGAAGGCTAAGCTTTCTGCTTCTTCGTCTGAGAGACAAGATTCACTTTCAAGTACTCGTCAGCGTGCAGAGAAATTCAGGTCTTTTAATTCTCGGTCAAGTATGAAAAAGTACCAG CATCCTATAAACTCATTTCAgagcgaagaagatgaagattgcTCTGAACAGAAACCTCGGGCGAAAGATAAAGCAGCCAGTGGACAACAGCAATTAGTTGGCAACAATGCTTCTCGGAGCTCCCAAGCTAGAAAGCCTCAGCCCAACAACAGGAACATGTCTTCTTCTAATACCCCGCGAACTGCAGCATCGGTTCCAAAACCATCAGGTAAAGTTTCAAACACCTCTTCTGGGAGGCGAAGATCAGACAAGTCAGTCGCACAATCTGTTCCAAATTTTTCTGAACTTATAAAGGAAAACACGATACCATCTTCTTTAGCTGTCAAAACTACTATGCGATCACAGGTGGGAAGTAGTGGTCGCACCAAGAATATCAAGGAAGATACATCTCTCCAAAGACCTCGATCATTAAGGAAAAGCTCTTCTGGGAGCATAGACTTCACAGAATTTTCCACTCTCTGCTCCGATGATATGAAGGCCTCTCTAAGAGTGAACTCTGATATATCTGAGAGTCTAAGAAATGAAGAATATGATGAGCCTGAAGCTGAGGCAGAAGAGGTCTTGGAGAATGATgttagagatgatgatgaagaagaggaagaagtggaaGCACTAGGTTTTGAGGATGAAAATCCAACACTAAGCGAGGTGTATGAGAAAGTAGATCATTCAAGAGAAGATAACTGTAGTTTCTTGCCTGCCACTGTGCCTCCAACATTTCTTACTGCTGCCTCATTAATGGACTCACCTGGAGAAAGTCCTCTTTCTTGGAATGCAAACCTACAACACTCATTCAGCTATCCTCATGAGCACTCATCTGATGTTGATGCTTCTGTGGATTCTCCCATGGGAAGCCCTGCGTCATGGAGTTCTCGGATGAGAAAGAAATGGGGAACGGCTCAGAGTCCTGTTAccgttgctgctgctgctaatAATACGTCTCAGTTCCAGTCAAAGAAGGATTTAAGTAAAGGGTTTAAACGGTTGCTAAAGTTTGGAAGAAAAAGCCGCGGTGCAGAAAGCTTGATGATGGATTGGGTATCTGTAACGACTTCTGAAGGAGATGATGAGGTTGAAGA
- the LOC104712844 gene encoding uncharacterized protein LOC104712844 yields the protein MEKEDLYAVMNLDNECSQGDLKLSYKNLVLKWHPDRFHEEIEKDEAKMKFQSIQRAYSVLSDSNKRLLYDVGAYDSDDDETGMADFINEMVTLMAQTQSTGNESLEEFEELFEELLKDDVKDQFIKTRSSSYSPFSSASTTTVHSDDLSNDIPNKMNTRDKTMVV from the exons ATGGAGAAGGAAGACTTGTACGCTGTTATGAATTTGGACAACGAATGTTCACAAGGAGATCTCAAACTTTCTTACAAGAACCTTGTTCTG AAATGGCATCCAGATCGGTTTCAtgaagagattgagaaagaCGAAGCCAAGATGAAGTTCCAATCCATTCAACGAGCCTACTCTG TTTTGTCGGATTCGAACAAGAGGCTGCTGTATGACGTCGGTGCGTATGATAGTGATGACGACGAAACT GGAATGGCTGATTTCATAAATGAGATGGTGACACTAATGGCTCAAACTCAATCTACG GGTAACGAAAGCTTAGAGGAATTTGAAGAGTTGTTTGAAGAACTATTGAAGGATGATGTGAAAGATCAATTCATCAAAACTCGTTCATCTTCGTATTCGCCATTTAGTAGCGCGTCTACTACTACGGTCCATAGCGATGATTTATCAAATGATATACCCAACAAAATGAACACTCGTGACAAAACTATGGTTGTATAA
- the LOC104712845 gene encoding probable complex I intermediate-associated protein 30 has protein sequence MSRFRSLWQASVNATKKALTWELEEWVPPVEKCIFKFNSKEDLKTWHLYSDSEYGGLSSASLEIKDGANGSDCTGVFSGNLSTEMSEGSKWNISRSGFCGMRSKKFDGFIDLDGYDSIALRLKGDGRCYISTIYTENWVNSPGQAEDNSWQAFVFAPKGNWYTAKVPLTRYLPTWKGNVIDAEMEMNPGRVVGMSLSVNAQGGGFIGAKSGAGDFRVDIDWIKAVRRP, from the exons ATGTCACGGTTTAGATCTTTATGGCAGGCTTCTGTGAATGCAACAAAGAAgg CTCTAACGTGGGAACTCGAAGAATGGGTACCTCCTGTAGAGAAATGTATATTCAAGTTCAATTCAAAAGAAGACCTTAAGACATGGCACTTGTATTCTGATTCTGAATATGGAG GATTATCTTCGGCTTCGTTGGAAATTAAAGATGGAGCAAATGGATCGGATTGCACTG GTGTTTTCTCTGGGAACCTCTCTACGGAAATGAGCGAAGGTTCAAAGTGGAATATCAGTCGGAGTGGTTTCTGTGGAATGCGGTCGAAGAAG TTTGATGGCTTTATTGATCTCGACGGGTATGATTCCATTGCCCTGAGGCTCAAAGGAGATGGAAGGTGCTATATCTCTACT ATATATACCGAGAACTGGGTGAACTCGCCAGGACAAGCAGAAGATAACTCATGGCAGGCTTTTGTTTTTGCTCCAAAGGGAAACTGGTATACAGCTAAG gTTCCTCTTACTCGCTACTTACCAACATGGAAAGGAAATGTGATAGATGCAGAAATGGAGATGAATCCAGGTCGTGTTGTGGGTATGTCTCTATCAGTTAACGCACAAGGAGGTGGTTTCATTGGAGCTAAATCAGGGGCAGGCGATTTCCGAGTAGATATTGACTGGATCAAAGCAGTGAGAAGGCCATGA
- the LOC104712846 gene encoding uncharacterized protein LOC104712846: protein MAKVGKLTKLKSAMKKWPSFAKNHHHSTSSAAVSDELSEDSNLHVVYVGQTRRPYMLRPDIISHPLFQELVDRSSRSSVEQDREIVVACEVVLFEHLLWMLKSGQEGGSVEELAEFYTY from the coding sequence ATGGCCAAAGTCGGGAAGCTGACAAAGCTCAAGTCGGCGATGAAGAAATGGCCTTCTTTCGCCAAGAACCACCACCACTCAACCTCGTCAGCCGCTGTTTCCGACGAACTCTCAGAGGACAGCAATCTCCATGTGGTTTATGTTGGCCAGACACGAAGACCTTACATGCTTAGACCAGACATCATCTCTCATCCACTCTTTCAAGAACTCGTAGATCGATCTTCTAGATCATCCGTCGAGCAAGATCGTGAGATTGTTGTAGCTTGTGAAGTCGTTTTGTTCGAGCACTTGTTGTGGATGCTCAAGTCTGGTCAAGAAGGAGGATCCGTTGAAGAGTTGGCTGAGTTCTATACTTATTGA
- the LOC104715819 gene encoding uncharacterized protein LOC104715819 produces the protein MFSRKAPTTRMTGSYSYSPPVDPPFTENTRQNYERYMAERQRDYDSSTPSYTLPDLPRNLQNPRNEHTTRNGSEPPAENPEEDVAILADVNDLLCAPGRTNIPVLSPDREGNTIWFRHDSTGKITKQILKMLKSDLPKAYPTYRSLPLGIKNRWFRAFAQEFNWDPAITEYVRTNYDDQAKASFKHNVRDWKIKWIEKGADNLPDWMKAKKNLFDGYIKMWTDEKTKEMAAQNSINRGSKRGGLGVAKHNNGAKTYERRWDEMTIELGKEPNMLYFMEQTHLDKKTRTISDMKTKQFLDKASSQVELIQSQRQTDGDPSAQPDPLTTEEINTIMRKVVPKVRGKFYGFGNLFDDGCPSSSSTPRLIPKLQEEIQTLKAREQEKDAQIKFLMECNKLFLGRFPDLRPPQYPETPSTVEDEDETQP, from the exons ATGTTCTCCCGCAAAGCACCGACAACTAGGATGACCGGCAGTTACTCGTACTCTCCGCCGGTAGATCCACCGTTTACA GAGAATACTCGTCAGAACTACGAACGGTACATGGCAGAACGGCAGCGGGATTATGATAGCAGTACCCCGAGCTACACCTTACCAGACCTACCAAGGAACCTGCAAAATCCACGCAATGAACACACCACCCGGAACGGTAGTGAACCACCAGCTGAGAATCCGGAAGAAGATGTAGCTATTCTTGCCGATGTAAATGATTTGCTATGTGCTCCAGGACGCACAAACATCCCAGTCCTATCTCCAGACCGTGAAGGAAACACTATATG GTTTAGACATGACTCCACTGGTAAGATTACAAAGCAGATCCTTAAGATGCTGAAATCAGATCTCCCTAAGGCTTATCCAACTTATCGGTCTCTCCCACTTGGAATTAAAAACCGATGGTTCAGAGCTTTTGCG CAAGAGTTCAACTGGGATCCAGCCATTACAGAGTATGTTCGCACAAACTACGATGACCAAGCAAAGGCATCTTTTAAACATAATGTCCGTGACTGGAAGATAAAATGGATAGAGAAAGGAGCTGACAACTTACCTGATTGGATGAAGGCGAAGAAGAATCTATTTGATGGTTACATCAAGATGTGGAcagatgaaaaaacaaaagagatggcAGCCCAAAACTCTATCAATCGGGGAAGTAAACGAGGTGGATTAGGGGTTGCTAAACACAACAACGGTGCAAAAACTTATGAACGCAGATGGGATGAGATG ACAATTGAATTAGGCAAGGAGCCTAATATGCTTTATTTCATGGAACAAACACACTTAGACAAGAAGACCCGGACCATTAGTGATATGAAGACTAAACAGTTTCTGGATAAAGCTTCTAGTCAAGTGGAGCTCATCCAATCCCAACGCCAAACTGATGGTGATCCTTCGGCTCAGCCAGACCCTCTTACAACAGAAGAGATTAACACTATTATGCGTAAA GTTGTTCCAAAGGTTAGAGGTAAATTTTATGGCTTTGGTAACCTTTTCGATGATGGAtgcccatcttcttcttcaaccccACGACTGATTCCTAAACTACAAGAAGAGATTCAAACATTGAAGGCTCGTGAACAAGAGAAGGACGCTCAGATCAAGTTTCTTATGGAATGCAACAAGCTCTTCCTAGGCCGGTTTCCTGATCTACGTCCACCTCAGTACCCGGAGACACCATCAACCGTGGAAGACGAAGACGAGACACAACCTTGA
- the LOC104712847 gene encoding uncharacterized protein LOC104712847: MNNFRTWLDKERCYPNGMLTREYAAGLTEFMNVAMNQESCLTSGKMLCPCPSCNNNIDIDKDLVWGHIYSLGIMSSYKVWFYHGETDAYHVGSTSENVPKRVEESRLDEGGVGTVQMVHDAHRENMQEFIEPANIVEEPNLEAKRFYDMLDASKSHLYEGCKEGHSPLYAATRMMNIKTDYNLAEDCVDAWADFVKDILPEDNISPASYNEIEKIVSGLGLPYQMIDVCIDNCMIYWQSDAEYLACRFCGKPRFQNTSGRSRVAFKRMWYLPFADRLKRLYQAERTAAAMRWHQEHSTDGEIAHPSDAEAWKHFQRIYPSFAEESRNVYLGLCTDGFNPFGKHGRQYSLWPVILTPYNLPPSLCMKREFLFLSILVPGPEHPKRSLDVFLQPLIHELQVLWEHGVQAYDVSWQQNFTMRAVLMWTISDFPAYGMLSGWTTHGRLSCPYCQDNTYAFQLKHGRKTCWFDCHRRFLPRSHPYRRNKKSFKKNHVVSDGPPPEPDGENILMQLRDFGVEKTTYCGGSVHNPVDGYGEFHNWHKHSIFWELPYWKDLLLRHNLDVMHIEKNVFDNLMNTVLNVPGKTKDNIKSRLDLPSICNRPHLHVLSNGRGPIPRFRLDGDAKDALFRWIV; the protein is encoded by the coding sequence atgaataattttcgCACGTGGTTGGACAAAGAAAGATGTTATCCGAATGGGATGCTTACGAGGGAATATGCAGCTGGACTCACCGAATTTATGAACGTTGCTATGAATCAGGAAAGCTGCTTAACAAGTGGTAAGATGTTATGCCCATGTCCatcttgtaataataatatcgACATTGACAAAGATTTAGTCTGGGGACATATTTATAGTCTTGGAATTATGTCAAGTTACAAAGTTTGGTTTTATCATGGGGAAACTGATGCTTATCACGTGGGTAGTACAAGTGAAAATGTGCCTAAAAGGGTAGAAGAATCTAGATTGGATGAAGGAGGTGTAGGAACGGTTCAAATGGTTCACGATGCACATAGAGAAAATATGCAAGAATTTATAGAACCTGCAAATATAGTAGAAGAACCAAATTTAGAAGCCAAAAGATTCTACGATATGCTAGATGCATCGAAGAGTCATTTATATGAAGGTTGTAAGGAAGGACATTCTCCTTTATACGCTGCAACTAGGATGATGAATATAAAGACGGATTATAACTTGGCAGAAGATTGTGTAGATGCTTGGGCAGATTTTGTTAAAGATATTTTACCTGAAGACAACATCTCACCAGCTTCGTATAATGAAATTGAGAAGATTGTTTCTGGTCTTGGTTTGCCATATCAGATGATCGATGTTTGTATCGATAACTGTATGATTTATTGGCAATCAGACGCAGAGTATTTAGCTTGTCGATTTTGTGGAAAACCCCGGTTTCAAAATACAAGTGGGAGGTCCCGAGTAGCGTTTAAGCGTATGTGGTATTTGCCATTTGCCGATCGGTTGAAAAGGTTATATCAAGCAGAGCGGACAGCTGCAGCTATGAGATGGCACCAGGAGCATTCAACTGATGGCGAGATCGCGCATCCCTCAGATGCAGAGGCATGGAAACATTTTCAGAGAATTTATCCAAGTTTTGCAGAAGAAAGTAGGAATGTCTACCTTGGACTATGTACAGATGGTTTCAACCCATTTGGGAAACATGGACGCCAATATTCTTTATGGCCAGTGATTCTCACACCTTACAATTTGCCTCCGTCTTTGTGCATGAAGAGAGAGTTTCTATTTCTGTCTATCCTTGTTCCTGGTCCAGAACACCCAAAGAGATCTCTTGATGTCTTCTTACAACCTTTGATTCATGAGCTACAAGTTCTATGGGAGCACGGAGTTCAAGCCTATGACGTATCCTGGCAGCAAAATTTTACGATGCGTGCGGTGCTTATGTGGACTATTAGCGATTTTCCAGCCTACGGAATGTTATCTGGATGGACAACGCATGGGCGATTATCATGCCCATATTGTCAGGACAATACATATGCATTTCAGTTAAAACATGGAAGAAAGAcctgttggtttgattgtcatagACGTTTCCTACCACGGTCGCATCCTTATCGCcgtaacaaaaaaagttttaagaaaaacCATGTAGTTTCTGATGGTCCACCGCCTGAGCCAGATGGTGAAAATATATTGATGCAACTTAGGGATTTTGGAGTGGAAAAGACAACATATTGCGGGGGGAGTGTGCATAATCCAGTAGATGGTTATGGAGAGTTTCACAATTGGCACAAACATAGTATTTTTTGGGAGTTGCCTTATTGGAAAGATCTCTTGTTGAGACACAATCTAGATGTCATGCACATTGAGAAGAATGTGTTCGATAACTTGATGAATACGGTTTTAAATGTCCCGGGGAAGACAAAAGACAATATCAAATCGAGATTAGACTTGCCTTCAATATGCAATCGGCCTCATTTACATGTCTTATCAAATGGAAGAGGTCCAATCCCTAGATTCAGATTAGATGGAGATGCTAAGGATGCATTATTTAGGTGGATTGTTTGA